From the genome of Thermogutta terrifontis, one region includes:
- a CDS encoding phosphoesterase, whose amino-acid sequence MPRDPMDEEVLVIPTSYFHELGYFQGFTNRVERYVPRIFSPEKTSFRARRLVEPDPSFKQIIPYAILAWRNGAGWEVFHYTRGSGQGESRLRRKRSIGIGGHIAREDAANGTDAFHHALLREINEEVIIGSPYILECVGLINDDQTEVGRVHLGVVYRLSLEEPVVTPREVDVVGHGFAPPQQLANNWTEFETWSQIALEGVFGVVPPGQADQRTA is encoded by the coding sequence ATGCCGCGGGATCCGATGGATGAAGAAGTTCTCGTCATTCCCACTAGCTACTTTCACGAGTTAGGGTATTTCCAGGGCTTCACCAATCGCGTGGAACGTTATGTTCCCCGCATCTTTTCACCGGAAAAGACATCCTTCCGGGCCCGCCGGTTGGTGGAGCCGGATCCGTCCTTCAAGCAGATCATCCCGTATGCCATCCTTGCCTGGCGAAACGGTGCAGGATGGGAAGTTTTTCACTACACCCGGGGAAGCGGCCAGGGAGAAAGCCGCTTGCGGCGAAAGCGAAGCATAGGGATTGGGGGCCATATTGCTCGCGAGGATGCAGCGAATGGCACGGATGCATTTCACCATGCGTTGCTGCGAGAAATCAACGAAGAGGTGATCATCGGCTCGCCCTATATCCTGGAGTGCGTCGGACTCATCAACGACGACCAGACCGAGGTCGGAAGGGTGCATCTCGGCGTGGTCTATCGGCTGTCGCTGGAAGAACCGGTGGTAACTCCGCGTGAAGTCGATGTGGTGGGGCACGGATTTGCCCCTCCCCAGCAACTCGCGAACAATTGGACAGAGTTCGAAACGTGGTCCCAAATCGCGTTGGAGGGTGTTTTTGGAGTGGTCCCTCCCGGGCAAGCAGATCAGCGCACAGCGTGA
- the queA gene encoding tRNA preQ1(34) S-adenosylmethionine ribosyltransferase-isomerase QueA: protein MVNRTRGLLVGAPVATQIATIQGDSMIDINEYDYELPKHLIAQRPLPNRADARLMVVDRRSQTIEHRHVRDLPEILQPGDILVLNNTRVVPARLVGYRTETRGRWEGLFVEADPSGVWQVIGKTRGKLRPGETITLVNREGRDDIKLFVIGKIADGGWLVSPDTSEDTWQTLERLGRVPLPPYIRGGQMMEEDRTRYQTVYAQVPGSVAAPTAGLHFTPQLLNSLRTQGVKIVFVTLHVGLGTFVPIKTSQIEEHKMHSEWGEIAPEVAEEINAARKEGGRVVAVGTTVTRLLETAAASGELKPFAGRTDLYIRPPYQFKIVDALMTNFHLPKTTLLVLVRTFGGDELIKRAYDEAIREEYRFYSYGDAMLIL, encoded by the coding sequence ATGGTGAACCGAACTCGCGGGCTGCTCGTGGGAGCCCCAGTGGCCACTCAGATTGCCACAATCCAAGGGGATTCGATGATTGACATTAACGAGTACGATTATGAGCTGCCGAAACACCTGATTGCCCAGCGGCCTCTGCCGAACCGGGCCGACGCTCGGCTTATGGTCGTGGATCGGCGGTCGCAGACCATCGAGCACCGCCACGTGCGGGATCTGCCCGAGATCCTCCAGCCGGGCGACATCCTAGTCTTAAACAACACTCGGGTGGTTCCGGCACGGCTGGTGGGTTACCGGACCGAGACCCGCGGTCGCTGGGAAGGCCTATTCGTGGAGGCCGATCCCAGTGGCGTCTGGCAGGTGATTGGGAAAACCCGCGGTAAGCTCCGGCCGGGTGAGACCATCACGCTTGTCAATCGGGAAGGGCGGGACGATATCAAGCTCTTTGTTATCGGCAAGATTGCAGACGGGGGCTGGCTGGTCAGTCCCGATACCAGTGAGGACACCTGGCAGACCCTGGAACGCCTCGGTCGGGTGCCGCTTCCCCCCTACATTCGCGGGGGCCAGATGATGGAAGAAGACCGAACCCGCTACCAAACGGTCTACGCCCAGGTCCCCGGATCCGTAGCCGCTCCCACAGCCGGGCTCCATTTCACCCCGCAACTTTTGAACAGCCTTCGCACACAGGGGGTCAAGATCGTTTTCGTGACCCTCCATGTGGGGTTGGGAACCTTCGTCCCGATCAAAACCTCGCAAATCGAAGAACATAAAATGCACTCCGAATGGGGTGAGATCGCTCCGGAGGTGGCGGAGGAAATCAACGCTGCCCGTAAGGAAGGGGGCCGGGTGGTGGCTGTGGGCACGACGGTGACGCGACTTCTGGAAACGGCTGCCGCCAGTGGTGAACTGAAGCCATTTGCCGGGCGAACCGACCTCTACATCCGCCCGCCGTATCAGTTCAAAATTGTGGACGCCCTGATGACCAACTTTCATCTTCCTAAAACCACCCTGCTGGTTTTGGTACGGACCTTTGGAGGAGATGAGTTAATTAAGCGTGCCTATGACGAAGCAATTCGAGAGGAGTATCGGTTTTACAGCTACGGCGACGCCATGCTGATCCTGTAG
- the cutA gene encoding divalent-cation tolerance protein CutA, with product MTEQLSSFLQVFVTFPDRESAARVAQTLVEEALAGCVQIAGPIHSVYQWQGKVESADEWLCLIKTAASRYAQLEQRIRQMHPYQVPEIIAVPISLGSADYLKWLSAALGDASPAP from the coding sequence ATGACGGAGCAGCTAAGCTCTTTTCTCCAGGTCTTTGTAACGTTTCCCGATCGTGAGTCAGCCGCGCGAGTGGCCCAGACTCTCGTGGAGGAGGCGCTGGCAGGCTGTGTCCAAATTGCCGGTCCGATCCACAGCGTGTACCAATGGCAGGGTAAAGTGGAATCGGCCGATGAATGGCTGTGTTTGATAAAGACCGCGGCATCTCGCTATGCTCAACTTGAGCAACGCATCCGCCAGATGCATCCTTATCAGGTGCCAGAAATCATCGCGGTGCCCATTTCACTGGGAAGCGCGGATTACCTGAAGTGGTTGAGTGCGGCGCTTGGGGATGCGAGCCCTGCACCCTAA
- the prfB gene encoding peptide chain release factor 2 (programmed frameshift), which yields MERELVNRAEAIRERLLQLRDSLDYAHRKARETEIEQAMSQPSFWADPEKSQALVSELKELRAVLKPMDQALKELEDVDAMIELGEESPEIAAELPEALQRLEKLVNELEVKSLLNGPHDSCNAIVSINARDGGTDAHDWAEMLLRMYINWAEANGYEVELLDRVDNDVAGINSATIAIRGPMAYGYLKGETGIHRLVRISPFNAEGKRQTSFAAVDVTPEVKNDTEIEIREEDIEEDVFRASGPGGQHVNKTSSAVRITHIPTGIVVACQSERSQHQNRAMAMKMLRAKLARLEEEKREAEMAAKYEAAPKVGFGSQIRSYFQHPEQRIKDARTGHTETSFQAVMDGEIQGFLDAYLRWKAAEDAARFRSPVKSN from the exons ATGGAACGAGAACTTGTCAATCGTGCAGAGGCTATTCGGGAACGTTTGCTGCAGCTTCGGGACTCCCTT GACTACGCTCATCGCAAAGCTAGGGAGACTGAGATCGAACAGGCGATGAGCCAGCCCTCCTTCTGGGCGGATCCCGAGAAATCCCAGGCCCTGGTTTCCGAGCTGAAGGAACTCCGCGCGGTCCTCAAGCCGATGGATCAGGCGCTCAAGGAGCTTGAGGACGTGGACGCCATGATCGAACTGGGCGAAGAATCTCCGGAAATCGCCGCGGAGTTGCCTGAGGCGCTCCAGCGTTTGGAAAAGCTGGTAAATGAGCTGGAAGTCAAGTCCCTGCTCAATGGGCCTCACGACTCGTGCAATGCCATCGTGAGCATCAATGCCCGGGATGGTGGAACCGATGCCCATGATTGGGCAGAAATGCTCTTGCGGATGTATATCAACTGGGCGGAAGCCAACGGCTACGAAGTGGAATTGCTGGATCGCGTGGATAACGACGTAGCCGGTATCAACAGTGCCACCATCGCGATCCGCGGACCGATGGCCTATGGGTATCTCAAAGGCGAGACGGGCATTCACCGTCTTGTGCGGATCAGCCCCTTCAACGCGGAAGGCAAACGACAAACGAGCTTCGCTGCGGTGGACGTCACACCCGAAGTGAAAAACGATACGGAAATCGAAATTCGGGAAGAGGACATCGAGGAGGATGTGTTCCGGGCAAGCGGTCCCGGCGGACAACACGTCAATAAAACGTCCAGCGCGGTACGGATTACGCACATCCCCACAGGCATAGTCGTGGCCTGCCAGAGTGAGCGGAGTCAGCACCAGAATCGCGCCATGGCGATGAAGATGCTTCGCGCAAAACTGGCGCGTCTGGAAGAAGAAAAGCGTGAAGCCGAGATGGCGGCCAAATACGAGGCGGCTCCCAAAGTGGGGTTCGGTTCGCAAATCCGCAGTTACTTCCAGCATCCGGAACAGCGGATCAAGGATGCCCGCACGGGTCATACCGAAACCAGCTTCCAGGCGGTCATGGATGGTGAAATTCAGGGATTCCTTGACGCCTACCTTCGGTGGAAAGCCGCGGAAGACGCCGCCCGTTTCCGTTCACCGGTGAAGTCCAATTGA
- the rpsR gene encoding 30S ribosomal protein S18 encodes MAKKRIRAKRRKRDPLMVDGQYPRPLYVDYKDVELLKKLTNRQGKIVGRRKTGCAAKSQHAISKAIKRARIMALLPFVGE; translated from the coding sequence ATGGCGAAGAAGAGAATTCGAGCAAAGCGTCGAAAGCGTGACCCCTTGATGGTGGACGGGCAGTACCCACGCCCTCTTTATGTGGACTACAAGGACGTGGAACTGCTGAAAAAGCTGACCAACCGACAGGGTAAAATCGTGGGCCGCCGCAAGACCGGTTGTGCTGCGAAGAGCCAGCACGCCATTAGCAAGGCTATCAAGCGGGCGCGGATCATGGCGCTGCTGCCCTTTGTTGGGGAATAA
- a CDS encoding HEAT repeat domain-containing protein: protein MLAAILALSLWGFADTTTVAGAEESPSPAPAGQARPSLEECRRMLTEGDEASKLQAVAALKSLGQDAVPVLLTALGDPRDTVRTRAIVAVGKLAPAHADVAVPKLLELAQKDGAQVDDLPNWILAFQAIGKFGAQALPILDAEWTNASPEKKAVLCVAYSELGSAAAPAVPKLIELIQEDNVVNRRQAVGALMAIGPAAAPAVPVLRKALYHEDFHTQYWACRALGAIGEPALPAVPDLVDRLKNGAASVKRNAAAALGKIGPKIGPDAVQALTEAVDDVVQPVREQAVLALGRLGPDVAGPAREAIEKSHARRPIYPASAACWAIWRLGGSFEPLKNSLISDIRGGIYREEATEILLTMGRDAEPVIQELEALARALGAKKLEPLEEEELANIQQTLAELRAARQSATPCP, encoded by the coding sequence GTGTTGGCGGCCATCCTGGCGCTGAGTTTGTGGGGATTTGCCGATACCACCACGGTAGCCGGGGCCGAGGAATCGCCCTCACCGGCACCCGCTGGACAGGCGCGGCCTTCCCTTGAGGAGTGCCGACGAATGCTCACGGAGGGAGACGAAGCCAGCAAACTCCAGGCGGTTGCGGCGCTGAAATCCCTGGGGCAAGACGCGGTACCCGTGCTTCTCACAGCTCTTGGTGATCCCCGTGACACAGTGAGAACCAGGGCCATCGTGGCCGTCGGCAAGCTGGCACCCGCACATGCCGACGTCGCGGTCCCCAAGCTGCTGGAACTGGCGCAGAAAGATGGGGCGCAGGTGGACGACCTGCCCAACTGGATCCTTGCCTTTCAGGCAATTGGGAAATTCGGCGCACAGGCGCTACCGATTCTCGATGCGGAGTGGACGAACGCCTCGCCGGAGAAAAAGGCCGTGCTCTGCGTGGCGTACTCGGAGCTGGGGTCGGCCGCAGCACCGGCTGTTCCTAAGTTGATTGAGCTGATCCAGGAAGATAATGTGGTCAATCGCCGGCAGGCCGTGGGGGCTCTCATGGCAATCGGTCCGGCGGCGGCCCCGGCTGTCCCGGTGCTTCGCAAGGCCCTCTACCATGAGGATTTTCACACCCAGTATTGGGCGTGTCGCGCGCTGGGGGCAATTGGTGAACCGGCCCTTCCCGCCGTACCGGACCTCGTTGATCGGCTGAAAAATGGGGCCGCTTCGGTGAAACGCAACGCTGCTGCTGCTCTCGGCAAGATTGGCCCGAAAATCGGCCCCGACGCCGTTCAGGCATTGACCGAAGCGGTCGATGATGTGGTGCAACCTGTCCGCGAACAGGCCGTGCTGGCATTGGGTCGGTTGGGACCTGATGTGGCCGGGCCTGCGCGCGAGGCGATCGAAAAATCCCATGCTCGTCGGCCGATTTATCCGGCATCGGCTGCCTGTTGGGCGATCTGGCGTCTCGGCGGCTCCTTCGAACCCCTCAAGAACAGCCTCATTTCTGACATCCGTGGAGGCATTTACCGCGAGGAGGCCACGGAAATACTCCTCACGATGGGCCGCGATGCCGAGCCGGTCATTCAGGAGCTGGAGGCCCTGGCCAGGGCACTCGGAGCGAAAAAGCTGGAACCTCTCGAAGAGGAAGAGCTCGCCAACATTCAGCAGACTTTGGCCGAGCTGCGAGCGGCCCGCCAGAGCGCTACGCCGTGCCCGTAG